acacctgtgacagacgagtacacctgtgacagacgagtgtacctgtgacagacgagtgtacctgtgacagacgagtgcacctgtgacagacgagtgtacctgtgacagacgagtgcacctgagacagacgagtgtacctgtgacagacgcgtgcacctgtgacagacgagtgtacctgtgacagacgagtgcacctgaGACAGATGAGTACACCTgagacagacgagtgcacctgagacagacgagtgcacctgagacagacgagtacacctgagacagacgagtgcacctgagacagacgagtgtacctgtgacagacgagtgcacctgagacagacgagtacacctgtgacagacgagtgcacctgagacagacgagtgtacctgtgacagacgagtgcacctgtgacagacgagtgcacctgtgacagacgagtgtacctgtgacagacgagtgtacctgtgacagacgcgtgcacctgtgacagacgagtgtacctgtgacagacgagtgcacctgagacagacgagtgtacctgtgacagacgcgtgcacctgtgacagacgagtgtacctgtgacagacgagtgcacctgagacagacgagtacacctgagacagacgagtgcacctgagacagacgagtgcacctgagacagacgagtacacctgagacagacgagtgcacctgagacagacgagtacacctgtgacagacgagtgcacctgagacagacgagtgcacctgagacagacgagtacacctgagacagacgagtgcacctgagacagacgagtgtacctgtgacagacgagtgcacctgagacagacgagtacacctgtgacagacgagtgcacctgagacagacgagtgtacctgtgacagacgagtgcacctgtgacagacgagtacacctgtgacagacgagtgtacctgtgacagacgagtgtacctgtgacagacgcgtgcacctgtgacagacgagtgtacctgtgacagacgagtgcacctgagacagacgagtgtacctgtgacagacgagtgcacctgagacagacgagtgtacctgagacagacgagtgtacctgtgacagacgcgtgcacctgtgacagacgagtgtacctgtgacagacgagtgcacctgagacagacgagtacacctgagacagacgagtgcacctgagacagacgagtgcacctgagacagacgagtacacctgagacagacgagtgcacctgagacagacgagtacacctgtgacagacgagtgcacctgtgacagacgagtgtacctgagacagacgagtgcacctgagacagacgagtgcacctgagacagacgagtacacctgtgacagacgagtgcacctgagacagacgagtgcacctgagacagacgagtgcacctgagacagacgagtgcacctgtgacagacgagtgtacctgtgacagacgagtgcacctgtgacagacgagtgcacctgtgacagacgagtgcacctgtgacagacgagtgtaCCTGAGACGTGCAGACTTTGTTGAAGCTGACGAAGATGGCGGTGTGAAGGAAGCAGCAGAAGGGCAGGTCGGAGCGGAAGGCCAGCGATGAGAGCAGCAGCAGGAGCAGCTGCGGCAGGAAGCAGACGAGCGCCAGACTCCCGCTCCAGCTCCGCTCCGCCGTCAGGTACAGCAGGTAGAAATACGGAGAGAAGTTGTGCCGGATGTCTCTGCGCGTCACGTGGTACAGATACGTCTCGTGGAGGAAATCCCATCCGTAACtacaaaacacaacaagacAGAACTGATTTTCTCATtcttaattattatatatatatatatatatatatattattttcctCATGTTGGAAGAATAGTGCAGTGAAATAATTCATATGGATGAATAGGAATGATGTAGAGACACAAGTAAAACTGAGTATATTCCAGCTCTGCTCACTCCAGATATTCGTGAGGTGCATCATGGGATGCTTTTAAACACGAGTGAAGGAGGAACATGATAAGACTTCATGATGCTTCTCCTTGTATAAATGAAATTCACAACAAAGCGTTTGTGCAGAAGCGCGCACGTACATGCAGTAGAAGGTCACGTTCAGAGCCAGGAACACAGATCCAGAAACAGCAGCAAACAGCAGCAGATCCTTGCTGAAGCACCGGATGAGGTTCTGGATCAGTCCTCGCTTCCGGGACGGGGCCTCGGCCAGAGAAAGCGCAATGGGTAGCGCGTAGGTGACAGGGTAGATCTTCATGTGGACGGACAGGCCGAAGAGGATTGCAGCGGATGTCCGTCTCCTGGACTCCAGACACAGCAGCGTGGACAGAACCAGCACAGCCAGCAGAGACTCTGCGTTCCCGCGCGTCGACACGCCGATGGGCAGCGGGTTCAGCAGCCACAGGCCGCAGCAAACACAGGCCGTGCTGTGAGACGCCCCACGGAGAGCCAGCAGCCGCAGGACCAGCAGCCCGGACAGAAGATCGCAGGCCACGAACAGAAGCTTCCCGAAGTGTGCGGTCAGCAGGACGTTGGGAGTCAGGATCAGCGCCAGCAGAGGCGTGTAGCGGAACGTGGATCTGCTGTACGGACTCTCGCCCTGCACACAAACAGCAGTTTAGCTGACCTGTGATGCTCCTGCGTCTCTTTCAGTGTAAGATTATCGActctatggaagcccatttccacaacataagaaaaaaaatcaggccTTGGACTGAGAGTTTAAAACATCATTACAATCATTGTCTGACTTGCATGTTTATACAAACACTTtttattaaagcatttaaagCATCTGCATGTTTATTAAGTATAaaaactgaatatatatatatatatatgagggggagagagagggagagagagagtgtgtgtgtgagtgtgtgtgtgtgtgtgtgttctgcacACAGCGGGACTCGAACCCGGGTCTCCGGCGGCGCAGCAGTCTGAATGTCGGATCGATAATCTGTCATTGATCAGTGTGTCTGTCACCTGTGTGATGAATCTGGACGCGTCAGTGAACACGTGATAATCCACATCAGTGTATTTGAGCTGCAGATTCTGATCCTGATAAACGCCAAAGAGCAGCAGAACTAAACGGATCAGAACCGCGGCGCTGAACATCCCACACACCCGAACAtccatcacacacacatctaACGAACCAAACACTTAAAatacacgacacagcgaatcaAGCTTCCTGAAAACCCATTCAGCCTCGTCTCGAGCTCACGTGACTGAGGGGCACGAGCGTCTGACCAATCGGAGAAGCCGTTAGAGACGAAACTCCGCCTCTTTTGGACACTCGTCATTTCCTCTCTAGCGATTCTCTGTCAGTTCAACACGATCACGTGTTTGTTCAGTAattatgttgtttgattaaaaacACAACTAACATCTCGTCTAAATATCGCAGCAGTCCAGTTCGAGCGAACCGATTTAATAACGTTACgtaaaatattagtatttattCATAGTTATGCACATTTCTGTTTCAAGTGTACGTTATACATCATCTCCGCCGTGGCGTGATGACGTATATCCGGCCGAGCGTCAGACGGTGGATGGAGGAATAACAGCGAGCAAAACATACAGTAAAGATGAACATATTtacttgttattattattaaaggaaatatgaaatgtaaatggactacataatattattaaacgTTGTGAATCTGATCTCGTGTAGTTATCGCGTGTTGTTGATATCTGTGGCGTCACGAGATGATTGACGCTCATTCGACTGTAAAAGTGTTTGTGACCCTGATCAGACTGACATCAGTCCTCAGAGATCAGACTTCAGCGCTCATGTCaagtcagctttatttctaTGTTTTATACACTATAAATCGtttcaaagaaaaaacagaATCAATAACTTCATCAAATTCAGtttcagctgtaaagcagctgcAGCAAGATAAGAGTGTCTTTATTCATATAAATTccgttcagttcaataactgtaaaGTTCATCAGTTTAAGAAAAACTCCTGTTCTGCTGTACGGAGTCATAATTCAGCTTCATCTGCAGTCAAAACAAGGCCTGATCTGGGAAAAGTCCTGTTTGCAGCAATGACATTTGATTAAAGTcagtaaagtgtgtgtgtgtgtgtgtgtgtgtgtgtgtgtgtgtgtgtgtgtcctcagGCCGTGTGTATCAGCGATGGCCGCACCGTTTGTTCCGGTACCGGTGCCGATAGACAGAGCTCCGCGGGCGGACAGTAAGGCCCGGCGGCCGCAGAGGGCAGCGTCTGTGGGCAGCGACTCCTCGGTCCCGGACAGATGCTTCACTGCGCCGTGCCAGAGTCCCGTCACCCGCGCCAGGCTCAACGGCACCGAGCGCTCGGTGGAATACTCAAGCTACCCACAACCGGACGGCCCGCCGGAGAGCCCGGGACAGGGCTGGGAGGAGCGGCCCATCACGCCCACCGTCCTGGGGTACGAGGTGATGGAGGAGAGGGCCAAATTCACAGTGAGTCCTTCAAATCTGACATTAAGGGCTTTATGAGGTCAGGGTTAGGCTCATACGTTCCTACAAAGATCATCAggaacaaaaaaaagaagaaatggtTTTACATCATTaaccaaaataaacacaacatcaCGCTTGTCTACACTGACAAATTTGTGTTgatagggttagttcatcctCGTGTCATTTCAAGACTTCACAGCACAAATGAAGAAATATATCAAATACGGTAAACAGAAGCACAAACATGCGTGATTGACGTGTGATAACCAGTACAGGTTCTTGGGATTTAAATCTCCTTTTGCCGTGTGTATGTTTTCACGTACTGTAATCTGGTGCAAACACTGCAGATCAGTTTGACATGTGTTCttaaccactgattcaaaatatCATGTGAGTTTATTTGCATGGGTGAATGTCCATCTGCTGCAGGTCTATAAGGTTCTGGTGAGGAAGACTCTGGACGAGAGCTGGGTCGTGTTCAGACGCTATACTGACTTCTCCAGACTCAATGACAAGGTCAGTAAGATGTTGCAGTGGTTATGTTGCTCATAAAGTACGTGGTGTCACCGAAGCGCTCGCTGTCTTCAGCTGAAGGAGATGTTCCCTGGATTCAGACTGTCTCTTCCTCCGAAGCGCTGGTTCAAAGACAACTATGAGACCGACTTCTTGGAGGACAGACAGCTGGGCCTGCAGGCCTTCCTCCAGAACCTCGCGGCCCATAAAGACATCGCCAACTGGTGAGCCGCTGCCCTGCTCTGCTCGTACACGCATAAATCTGAAGCTTGACTGAAGTTAGTGTGTGACAGACTAACTGTTCCTCAGTGTGGCGGTTCGGGAGTTCTTGTGTCTGGACGATCCTCCCGGCCCGTTTGACAGTCTTGAGGAGAGTCGGGTGAGTGTGACCGGGATGACGTCAGAACCCGGAAGACTAGTTTGAGGTTTTTCTGTGGGGTGAACGAATTCGTCTGTCGGGTTCTGACATCACTCAATACTGCATTTGTAGATGTGAACGGGAAGACAATGCTAACCTCTTTGAATTTTAACTTTAGGAGAAAACATTTTTGTGGTATTTTCATTTCCCAAGTTTTGAAGTGTTGTGGTACACTGATGATGCGTCGGTGTCTCATAATTATTCATGATGGCACGAGACGCTTCTGCACATGTGCGGTTACTCATTTTTAATCCAACGAGTGGAAAAATATCTTCATCGTTATTTGCAGCGCAGGTCAGGAGTCCGTAGGAACGGGCGAACTGTGGCTATTTTTTAATTGACAAATAATATTCATtctttatattatgttatatacaCCTTTTCAAATATAATGTAACTGTCTGGTGAactacataaaaatattaaagggttagttcacccaaaattgtaaatttctctcattaatttctctccctcatgtcgttccacaccttcgttcatcttcagaacacaaattaagatatttttgataaaaatccGAGAGGCTCgtctatagacagcaatataatcaacactttcaaggtccagaaaggaaccaaagacattgttaaaacagtcatgtgactgcagtggttcaaccttaatgttatgaagagacgagaatactttttgtgcacaaaaataaccactttattcagcaatctcttctcttctgtgtcattatcTTACTCATGTGACGCAGTAACACAGTgaagcttccgtgtttacgtccgaacaccagctcagtattggccaaagctgatcatgtgACGCAGTAATCACAGTgaagcttccgtgtttacgtccgaacgccggctcagtattggccaaagctgatcatgtgACGCAGTAATCAGAGTgaagcttccgtgtttacgtccgaacaccagctcagtattggccaaagctgatcatgtgACGCAGTAATCACAGTgaagcttccgtgtttacgtccgaacaccagctcagtattggccaaagctgatcatgtgACGCAGTAATCACAGTgaagcttccgtgtttacgtccgaacgccggctcagtattggccaaagctgatcatgtgACGCAGTAATCACAGTgaagcttccgtgtttacgtccgaacaccagctcagtattggccaaagctgatcatgtgACGCAGTAATCACAGTGaagcttctgtgtttacgtccgaacgccggctcagtattggccaaagctgatcatgtgACGCAGGAGTCAGCCAATAATAAGTCAGCGTTCTGACgatgaacctggaagcgctggatgtaaacacaaatgaaaatgacacagaagagaagagattgttgaaataaagtggttatttttgttttgtttttgcacacaaaaagtattctcgtctcttcataacaggttgaaccactgcagtcacatgactgttttaacgatgtctttagttcctttctggaccttgaaagtgttgattatattattatatgagtcatatacctctctgatttcatcaaaaatatcttaatttgtgttctgaagatgaacgaaggtgtggaacgacatgagggagagaaattaatgacattattttcatttttgggtgaactaatgctttaagACAGTTAATAAAAATGCTGTCTGACTCCAGGCGTTCTGTGAGACTCTAGAGGAGAGTAACTACAGGCTTCAGAAGGAGCTTCTTGAAAAACAGCGGGAGATAAACTGCTTGAAGAAAACACTGGAGGAGAAAGAGCGGCACATTCAAGCACTGGAAGGGCGAGTCAGGTAAATCTAAAACAGATGACAGACTGACAGCATCGCTGCAGGTGtacagactctctctctctctctctctctgtgttcaGCGGGGAGGTTCTGACTCCAGACAGTCCGTGTTGTGCGTCCGGCGCGGGCAGCGACAGCAGTGTGGACGTCGAGTCTTCTGCTGTTGAAGCCGATCAGGAGCTGCCCGATGAAAACCAGTGAGTCCTCCAGATCCAGATTGAGAACAACTTTGtatttttgacttttt
The nucleotide sequence above comes from Chanodichthys erythropterus isolate Z2021 chromosome 23, ASM2448905v1, whole genome shotgun sequence. Encoded proteins:
- the pigm gene encoding GPI mannosyltransferase 1 — encoded protein: MDVRVCGMFSAAVLIRLVLLLFGVYQDQNLQLKYTDVDYHVFTDASRFITQGESPYSRSTFRYTPLLALILTPNVLLTAHFGKLLFVACDLLSGLLVLRLLALRGASHSTACVCCGLWLLNPLPIGVSTRGNAESLLAVLVLSTLLCLESRRRTSAAILFGLSVHMKIYPVTYALPIALSLAEAPSRKRGLIQNLIRCFSKDLLLFAAVSGSVFLALNVTFYCIYGWDFLHETYLYHVTRRDIRHNFSPYFYLLYLTAERSWSGSLALVCFLPQLLLLLLSSLAFRSDLPFCCFLHTAIFVSFNKVCTSQYFLWYLCLLPVVLPRLTLSLRRGFGLLLLWFVGQALWLSPAYYLEFEGWNSFALIWMAGLLFLLINSLILGQIICHYRPVEAQQKKTD
- the snx16 gene encoding sorting nexin-16, which gives rise to MAAPFVPVPVPIDRAPRADSKARRPQRAASVGSDSSVPDRCFTAPCQSPVTRARLNGTERSVEYSSYPQPDGPPESPGQGWEERPITPTVLGYEVMEERAKFTVYKVLVRKTLDESWVVFRRYTDFSRLNDKLKEMFPGFRLSLPPKRWFKDNYETDFLEDRQLGLQAFLQNLAAHKDIANCVAVREFLCLDDPPGPFDSLEESRAFCETLEESNYRLQKELLEKQREINCLKKTLEEKERHIQALEGRVSGEVLTPDSPCCASGAGSDSSVDVESSAVEADQELPDENQCALQSSQSSVCWCGPAVISSSPPVIQVTHLQH